In Uranotaenia lowii strain MFRU-FL chromosome 2, ASM2978415v1, whole genome shotgun sequence, one genomic interval encodes:
- the LOC129747163 gene encoding uncharacterized protein LOC129747163, with the protein MGLIEDETDEVSRLCENVIGCSKLITCMTSLIRVDIQQTESRQLTVCLRFPVDYPKNRLLIEFKSKTMSETFIERFSKVCDAKAAEYVGKPQVMNMLKFVDSYLRDNPLCIVTEEIFNLKKLLEGTKGELKLRQKSSTICLTARGEPFHFSAKFQVPEPYPLQRIQWEDCDCNLPAALMRFVNGQAKEIARQCVEPPLRQLKSAPPFQAKPSLERTLRFIIEVMKGIPAEKCPICGDLSLANDILTNPPTEEDDRFVIRMFCGHIYHQGCLKRFMSEPPFPPGGKICPALKKHRWSDGIQKIGAGTAKSELCQQRVTHDKWGLNDVKSAEAKWAHQQARIRELEEVIDFMQ; encoded by the exons ATGGGTTTGATAGAGGACGAAACGGACGAAGTGTCAAGATTGTGCGAGAATGTTATCGGTTGCTCCAAACTTATTACTTGCATGACATCACTG ATTCGGGTGGACATTCAACAAACGGAATCACGGCAGTTAACCGTTTGCCTGCGATTTCCGGTTGACTACCCCAAAAACAGGCTGCTAATAGAGTTCAAAAGTAAAACCATGTCCGAGACATTCATCGAACGTTTTTCAAAGGTGTGCGATGCGAAAGCTGCCGAATATGTCGGCAAACCGCAG GTAATGAACATGCTCAAATTCGTCGATTCCTACCTCCGAGACAACCCACTCTGTATAGTAACagaggaaattttcaacctcaAAAAGCTACTCGAAGGAACCAAAGGAGAACTGAAGCTCCGCCAAAAGTCATCCACCATTTGCCTCACGGCTCGGGGCGAACCATTCCATTTCTCGGCCAAATTTCAAGTTCCGGAACCATATCCGTTGCAACGGATACAGTGGGAAGATTGTGACTGCAATCTGCCGGCAGCCCTAATGCGATTCGTTAACGGTCAAGCAAAAGAAATTGCCCGCCAATGTGTGGAACCACCCCTAAGGCAACTCAAATCGGCCCCACCTTTTCAAGCGAAACCAAGTCTGGAAAGGACACTTCGCTTCATCATCGAAGTAATGAAAGGAATTCCCGCCGAAAAATGTCCCATCTGTGGTGATTTATCTCTTGCCAATGATATTTTAACAAATCCTCCAACTGAGGAAGATGATCGGTTCGTAATTCGGATGTTCTGTGGTCACATCTACCATCAGGGATGTTTGAAACGCTTTATGAGTGAGCCACCCTTCCCGCCTGGTGGTAAGATTTGTCCGGCTCTGAAAAAACATCGTTGGTCCGATGGGATACAAAAGATCGGTGCTGGAACAGCTAAAAGCGAACTGTGTCAGCAACGGGTTACCCACGACAAATGGGGTCTCAATGATGTAAAGTCTGCCGAAGCCAAGTGGGCGCACCAGCAGGCTCGAATACGAGAACTGGAGGAGGTGATCGATTTCATGCAATGA
- the LOC129743248 gene encoding transmembrane protein 39A-B translates to MTVTNRRIPRPSGHRGHLPTPQHFVHHAVGMGAGGGAGGTAGAAGGVAGNLAGVSEDAGHHNSMINGDEEGPFAFGAPFPKHVPFPNVEQSSELLNEFLIFGFTIIASATQFLHLYRTVWWLPNSYTRQAVNFYLIDWDLAIFIYVMASRRLLYCCILKLIDLNCPDAYIEVSKKVAKYVFLGCVLISFVGCGIQIYQKNSYLYLFCLSYPFVLYLTIFGFNLEQFLRTIVDTEANCINGMPVHSCSSNALSVRSEIDALKTDFNNRFKQIIFTSVLNAYYSGFVPCVLVPKHLYYDIFWATQHLGFIFIGGFTMCVAYCFPVKYCDVFHRAALHLGQWNRVTHKTHHPPPYAWSKTTVFPYGAYVRHMGEIYRASGFCNSAIPANNSHIRFFVIFKNPALIYMILFGIQIALVAVQLLILCLSHEWHNLISIGFLLLANYFTLFKIARDYLIAKRIYAGENAINEKFKSQ, encoded by the exons ATGACCGTGACTAACCGCCGGATTCCGCGGCCGTCTGGTCACCGGGGCCATCTGCCGACACCGCAACATTTCGTGCACCATGCGGTTGGAATGGGGGCTGGTGGTGGGGCCGGGGGGACAGCTGGAGCTGCTGGTGGAGTAGCAGGAAATTTGGCCGGTGTTTCGGAAGACGCCGGGCACCATAACTCGATGATCAACGGGGACGAGGAAGGGCCGTTCGCTTTTGGGGCCCCCTTTCCCAAACACGTTCCCTTTCCGAATGTGGAACAGAGCTCAGAATTGCTTAATGAGTTCTTGATATTTGGCTTTACAATTATTGCTAGCGCTACGCAGTTTCTTCATCTTTACCGGACCGTTTGGTGGCTGCCCAATTCCTATACCCGACAGGCTGTG aacttctACCTGATCGATTGGGACTTGGCAATCTTCATCTACGTGATGGCCAGTCGACGGCTTCTGTACTGTTGTATACTCAAACTTATCGACCTCAACTGTCCGGATGCGTACATTGAAGTTAGTAAAAAGGTTGCCAAGTACGTGTTTCTGGGCTGTGTACTGATCTCATTCGTAGGCTGTGGCATACAAATCTATCAGAAAAATAGCTATCTGTACCTATTCTGCCTCTCGTATCCCTTCGTTTTGTATCTAACGATATTTGGATTCAATCTGGAACAATTCCTACGGACTATTGTGGATACGGAAGCAAACTGCATCAATGGTATGCCTGTGCACAGTTGCTCGTCAAATGCACTTTCGGTCCGATCCGAAATCGATGCCCTCAAGACAGATTTCAACAACCGGTTCAAGCAAATCATCTTCACATCTGTCTTGAATGCTTATTATTCAGGATTTGTGCCCTGCGTTTTAGTTCCGAAGCACCTGTACTACGACATCTTCTGGGCCACCCAACATTTGGGTTTCATTTTCATCGGAGGATTCACGATGTGTGTGGCTTATTGTTTTCCGGTCAAGTATTGTGACGTTTTCCACCGAGCTGCCCTCCATTTGGGTCAATGGAACCGAGTAACTCACAAAACGCATCATCCGCCACCTTACGCGTGGTCCAAAACGACTGTTTTCCCATACGGAGCCTACGTGAGACACATGGGAGAAATCTATCGGGCTTCCGGGTTCTGCAACTCGGCCATTCCGGCTAACAACAGTCACATTCGGTTTTTT gttattttcaaaaatccagCCCTCATCTACATGATCCTATTCGGCATTCAGATCGCTCTAGTGGCAGTCCAACTGCTGATTTTGTGCCTGTCCCACGAATGGCACAATCTCATCTCGATCGGTTTCCTACTGTTGGCAAACTATTTCACGCTTTTTAAAATAGCGCGTGATTATTTGATCGCCAAGCGAATCTATGCCGGGGAAAATGCCATCAACGAAAAGTTTAAATCTCAATAG
- the LOC129743896 gene encoding LYR motif-containing protein 2, with amino-acid sequence MSKIPKSALNFKQFMLRNEVLKLYRTIFRTIRLVPDASNRQELREWARSDFRANKHHTEELTIKMLMQQAGRSLKELQTSLELSGVSTDSATRASGSSCSSGKKS; translated from the exons aTGTCCAAGATACCTAAATCAGCATTAAATTTCAAACAG TTCATGCTCCGCAACGAGGTCCTCAAGCTGTACCGAACGATATTCCGAACAATCCGCCTCGTTCCAGATGCCTCCAATCGACAGGAACTGCGGGAATGGGCCCGTTCCGATTTCCGAGCCAACAAACATCACACCGAAGAACTGACCATCAAAATGTTAATGCAACAGGCGGGCCGATCCCTGAAGGAACTGCAAACCAGTTTGGAACTTAGTGGCGTTTCGACGGACTCGGCAACGAGGGCTAGTGGGTCCAGTTGTTCCTCCGGCAAGAAGTCGTGA